In Aegilops tauschii subsp. strangulata cultivar AL8/78 chromosome 3, Aet v6.0, whole genome shotgun sequence, one genomic interval encodes:
- the LOC141021005 gene encoding uncharacterized protein encodes MTQVGGDGWVHFIAHMRITGGELISFSFRAERSKLAIIYVNKAEDGEDDEDDEDDDDPLDEAIVAQRMRLSEEEVYNLWDIIPPRADFVRVPFVTHLTSTMVDRHVMELPKNLSESCGIKPHEEGSARIRLTARGSVTTCAYSVDTHGRTHFNSVGWNSFLVGKNLHVGQAILITIRNTHHQGLRMMIVIDII; translated from the exons ATGACGCAGGTGGGAGGAGATGGATGGGTCCATTTCATTGCCCACATGCGTATCACcggtggtgagttgatcagcttctccttcagagcagaaagaTCCAAGTTGGCCATCATTTATGTCAACAAAGCGGAAGATGGCgaagatgatgaggatgatgaggatgatgacgacCCACTTGatgaagccatcgtagctcaaagaatgaggttgagcgaggaggaggtgtacaacctatgggacataattccgccacgtgCTGACTTCGTcagggtgccattcgtgacccacctgacaagtaccatggttgATCGGCATGTCATG gAATTGCCAAAGAACCTATCTGAGAGTTGTGGTATCAAGCCTCATGAAGAAGGCTCTGCTAGAATACGCCTAACCGCgaggggctccgtcaccacctgtGCGTACAGCGTGGACACGCACGGTCGCACACACTTCAACTCGGTTGGGTGGAACAGCTTCCTCGTCGGCAAGAATCTTCatgttggacaggccatcctaattactatcaggaacacccaccaccaaggcttgaggatgatgatcgtcattgatatcatctag